From one Dermacentor silvarum isolate Dsil-2018 chromosome 3, BIME_Dsil_1.4, whole genome shotgun sequence genomic stretch:
- the LOC119444808 gene encoding beta-1,4-glucuronyltransferase 1, producing MSSYNKTKRRVAYCSFITVYALFILSHKAYFQMPRRGVKSCALVVANPSQQETIKLCAMISPQPFKTAPSIDEPQHQIRQGPHQSKQAATRAPDAACLGRISNDAPDGSKVISTPRKNVAPKYSAQRDFILSDLSVPFDESVTLTTQATHEFLQHVPVLCSRWQGPISVAVYAPGTDYAVALDKIAYLRHCGDPCVSANVSWHVAFDKSLAPPRAVKVNTSSSAQFLRSWNGSCSSDVMGREYAQFRKAHHIPYPINVLRNLARRRARTRYILASDIELYPSANVIPRFLNLVAERRRRNATVARTPQVFVLPVFEVGAKQRPPLTKRVLVEMMRNKTAVFFHKWICDQCHRFPKREEWVNYVPADENQLDIFTTTKHDRSKSFWEPIYIGTNDDPLYTEAFNWEGKQDKMSQVYELCLRGYDFHILDNAFLVHAPGIKYVNASDGKSRTPFMGKNKVRYALIMKYLRSRYPALANDC from the exons ATGTCAAGCTACAACAAGACCAAGCGCCGCGTCGCATACTGCAGCTTCATCACCGTATACGCTCTGTTCATCCTATCTCATAAGGCCTACTTCCAGATGCCTCGAAGGGGCGTGAAATCCTGTGCGCTGGTCGTCGCCAATCCCTCACAGCAAGAAACCATCAAACTTTGCGCCATGATTTCACCTCAGCCCTTCAAAACTGCGCCAAGCATCGATGAGCCTCAGCACCAGATCAGGCAGGGGCCCCACCAGTCAAAGCAGGCCGCGACTCGCGCACCGGATGCAGCCTGTCTCGGTCGGATCAGCAATGACGCCCCCGACGGCAGCAAGGTCATCTCGACGCCAAGGAAAAACGTGGCGCCCAAGTATTCAGCCCAAAGGGACTTCATACTCTCCGACCTTTCGGTGCCGTTTGACGAGAGCGTCACACTGACGACGCAGGCGACTCACGAATTCCTACAGCACGTTCCGGTGCTGTGCTCCCGATGGCAAGGGCCCATCTCTGTGGCCGTATACGCTCCGGGCACCGACTACGCAGTGGCGCTGGACAAGATCGCCTACCTGCGCCACTGCGGCGACCCGTGCGTGAGCGCGAACGTGTCGTGGCACGTCGCGTTTGACAAGAGCCTCGCGCCGCCGAGGGCAGTCAAGGTGAACACTTCGTCTTCTGCGCAGTTTCTCCGGTCGTGGAACGGCTCGTGCTCCTCGGACGTGATGGGGCGCGAGTACGCGCAGTTCCGCAAGGCGCATCACATACCCTACCCGATCAACGTGCTCCGCAACCTGGCGCGACGCCGGGCGCGTACGCGTTACATCCTCGCCTCTGACATCGAGCTGTACCCGAGCGCCAACGTGATTCCGCGCTTCCTGAACCTGGTGGCCGAGCGCCGGCGTCGCAACGCGACCGTGGCGCGGACACCCCAGGTGTTCGTGCTGCCCGTCTTCGAGGTGGGTGCCAAGCAGCGACCGCCGCTGACCAAGCGAGTCCTGGTCGAGATGATGCGTAACAAGACGGCTGTCTTCTTCCACAAGTGGATCTGCGACCAGTGCCACAGGTTCCCCAAGCGAGAGGAGTGGGTGAATTACGTTCCAGCAGACGAGAACCAGCTGGACATTTTCACCACGACCAAGCACGACCGCTCCAAGAGCTTCTGGGAGCCTATCTATATCGGCACCAATGACGATCCCTTGTACACGGAAGCGTTCAACTGGGAAGGCAAGCAGGATAAGATGTCACAG gTCTACGAACTGTGTCTACGCGGCTACGACTTCCACATTCTGGACAACGCCTTCCTGGTGCACGCACCCGGCATTAAGTACGTCAACGCCAGCGACGGCAAAAGCAGGACGCCATTTATGGGAAAGAACAAAGTGCGCTACGCGCTCATCATGAAATATCTCCGGTCCCGGTACCCAGCGCTTGCCAATGACTGTTAG